The Candidatus Nitrosocosmicus franklandus genome contains a region encoding:
- the hisD gene encoding histidinol dehydrogenase has protein sequence MIKIIDIKEPQEQANELREKSWNMDLSIPTKNVLKIIDEIKTEGDEGILKCIEKYENVKVNSFVVSKEEIKEAYKNVSDNQIRIIKYMKSKLEKSEQAVINSLKNIKIDSDGIKIKKTVLAIFRVGCYIPGGKARYPSTIVMCTVPAKVAGVKEIVAITPPMKNGKVDPLTLVAGDICGVDEFYKIGGAYGIAALAYGTKTIRKVDKIVGPGGVYVSVAKSIVSKDVSIDMIAGPTELLIYTDEKANARHIALDLISQAEHSEDTLCGVITKSKTMATKISKELDTIIRQTNISRKEFVEKSINKNGFIALCQSDKQVTEFINEFAPEHLEIFSKHDKNLIKEIRNAGLILLGKYTPSSVSDYCLGSNHVLPTYRFAKSRSALSVLDFIKLVNMIEMNKDALKKISPIMKEITSTEGLVNHYEAVKGRLVK, from the coding sequence TTGATTAAAATTATAGACATTAAAGAACCACAAGAACAAGCTAACGAATTAAGAGAAAAATCATGGAATATGGATCTATCCATTCCAACAAAAAACGTTCTAAAAATCATAGATGAAATAAAAACTGAAGGAGACGAGGGAATATTAAAGTGCATTGAAAAATATGAGAACGTTAAAGTGAATTCATTTGTTGTTAGCAAAGAAGAAATTAAGGAGGCATACAAAAATGTTTCAGATAATCAGATAAGAATTATAAAATACATGAAATCGAAATTAGAAAAAAGTGAACAAGCTGTTATCAACAGTCTTAAGAATATAAAAATTGATTCAGATGGAATTAAGATAAAAAAAACGGTTTTGGCCATTTTTAGAGTTGGGTGTTATATTCCAGGAGGAAAAGCAAGATATCCAAGTACTATTGTTATGTGCACAGTACCTGCCAAAGTTGCGGGTGTGAAGGAAATAGTTGCCATCACACCTCCAATGAAGAATGGAAAGGTAGATCCATTGACACTAGTGGCAGGAGATATTTGCGGTGTTGATGAATTTTATAAAATCGGGGGTGCATATGGAATAGCTGCGTTAGCCTATGGTACGAAGACAATAAGAAAAGTCGATAAGATTGTAGGGCCAGGTGGAGTCTATGTTTCGGTTGCAAAGTCAATAGTATCGAAAGATGTCTCTATAGATATGATAGCAGGTCCAACGGAATTATTGATATATACTGATGAAAAAGCAAATGCTCGCCATATTGCACTGGATCTAATTTCACAAGCAGAACATAGTGAAGATACACTTTGTGGAGTGATAACTAAGTCAAAAACTATGGCTACCAAGATTTCTAAAGAACTAGACACAATAATTAGACAAACCAATATATCAAGAAAAGAATTTGTAGAAAAAAGCATCAATAAAAATGGATTCATCGCGCTATGTCAAAGCGATAAACAAGTAACAGAATTCATTAATGAGTTTGCACCCGAGCATTTGGAAATATTCTCAAAACATGACAAGAATCTGATTAAAGAGATTCGTAATGCTGGCTTAATACTGCTAGGTAAGTATACACCCTCTTCTGTAAGCGACTATTGTCTTGGTTCTAACCATGTTTTACCAACGTACAGATTTGCAAAATCCAGATCGGCATTATCCGTTTTAGATTTCATTAAATTGGTAAACATGATAGAAATGAATAAGGACGCGCTTAAGAAAATTTCTCCAATTATGAAAGAAATTACTTCAACCGAAGGACTAGTTAATCACTATGAAGCAGTAAAGGGAAGGCTGGTAAAATAA
- the hisG gene encoding ATP phosphoribosyltransferase, translating to MGIIKFVVPKGSIEEATFQIIERAWQCKVSGRGRIYRVRIADPEIEVKILRPQEIPTYVQEGFHDVGITGKDWIKETNADVKVLLDLEYGKVKQVIAIPEFFKFNSLDELISDFAQNKKTLRFSTEYLKSASQYIKSKESYKKYFKDLEPTIVTPWSRTGNNKLVEIFLSFGATEAKPPEDVDAVFDITETGTTLIQNNLKIIDQVMESTAVLIANKEALKDPVKREKIIDMIVLLRGVVEARKKLHIFVNVEKSNLDSLLNILPSLKGPTVSNLSTEGWFGVNTIIDKNEFIRLVPTIRKIAQGLVILEPSQILSMDKVIIDDKDEVKID from the coding sequence ATGGGTATTATTAAATTTGTGGTGCCCAAAGGCAGTATAGAAGAGGCCACTTTTCAGATAATAGAAAGAGCATGGCAGTGTAAAGTTAGCGGCAGGGGCAGAATATACAGAGTAAGAATTGCAGATCCTGAGATAGAAGTCAAGATTCTAAGACCACAAGAGATCCCCACTTATGTACAGGAGGGGTTTCACGATGTTGGAATAACAGGTAAAGATTGGATAAAAGAAACCAATGCTGATGTCAAAGTATTATTAGACTTGGAATATGGTAAAGTAAAACAGGTGATAGCCATTCCAGAATTCTTTAAGTTTAATAGTCTAGACGAATTGATATCCGACTTTGCTCAAAATAAAAAGACATTGAGATTTTCAACCGAATATTTAAAATCAGCATCTCAATATATAAAATCAAAAGAAAGTTATAAAAAGTACTTTAAAGACTTGGAACCAACAATAGTAACTCCATGGTCTAGAACAGGCAACAACAAATTGGTTGAAATATTTTTGTCATTTGGAGCAACTGAAGCAAAACCTCCGGAAGATGTTGACGCAGTTTTTGATATCACAGAAACAGGAACGACTCTAATTCAAAACAATTTAAAAATAATAGATCAAGTAATGGAATCCACGGCTGTACTTATTGCCAACAAAGAAGCACTGAAAGATCCTGTAAAAAGGGAGAAGATAATCGATATGATCGTTTTACTGCGGGGTGTTGTTGAAGCCAGAAAGAAACTGCATATTTTTGTTAACGTGGAAAAATCTAACCTTGACAGTTTACTAAATATCCTTCCTTCCTTAAAAGGACCAACAGTAAGTAACTTAAGTACCGAAGGATGGTTTGGGGTAAATACTATAATAGACAAGAACGAATTTATCAGACTTGTACCAACTATTAGAAAAATTGCTCAAGGTCTAGTCATTTTAGAACCAAGTCAGATATTATCGATGGATAAAGTCATTATTGATGATAAAGATGAAGTAAAAATTGATTAA
- a CDS encoding hydroxymethylglutaryl-CoA reductase, degradative, with product MEQKKFRDMSQDERLQYLKIKTNLSEKEIDLFRNTGGLNFNTINGMVENAIGVFPLPIGIATNFVINNKEYLIPMAIEEPSVIAAASNAAKIAGRGGGFVADVDDSIMIGQIQLIPDSNNSINKSEIDDIIKVLQDNKNKITSLANTKSKFAECIDIKIRHIEDKSINSLGIMIIVEILVDVKDAMGANVVNTMCEGIAPEIELLTGGETILKILSNYATERLVRCKAIFPRDLIGGEDVLRRILFAYAMAYTDVYRAVTHNKGIMNGIDSVAIATGQDFRAIEAGCHAYACRDGHYKSLTKWYQNSNGDLVGEIEIPMAVGTVGGITNTHPIVKSCLKLLNVSSSKELATIMAASGLAQNFSAIRALADEGIQKGHMKLHSKNIAIMAGATDNMIELVSKKMVEEKNVSVSRAKEILETLNKKGV from the coding sequence TTGGAACAAAAAAAATTCAGAGACATGAGTCAGGATGAAAGACTACAATATCTCAAGATCAAAACAAATTTGAGTGAGAAAGAAATTGATCTTTTTAGAAATACAGGAGGATTAAATTTTAACACTATTAATGGGATGGTAGAAAATGCTATTGGGGTTTTTCCACTACCCATTGGAATAGCAACCAATTTTGTTATCAACAATAAAGAGTATCTAATTCCTATGGCAATTGAAGAACCTTCTGTTATTGCAGCAGCGAGTAATGCTGCAAAAATTGCTGGTAGAGGTGGAGGTTTTGTTGCTGATGTAGATGATTCGATCATGATAGGTCAGATTCAATTAATACCAGACTCCAATAATTCAATCAACAAATCAGAAATTGATGACATTATCAAAGTATTACAAGACAATAAAAACAAAATAACTTCACTAGCAAATACAAAGAGTAAATTTGCAGAATGTATAGATATCAAGATTAGACATATAGAGGATAAAAGTATAAACAGCCTAGGAATAATGATAATAGTCGAGATTTTAGTAGACGTCAAAGACGCGATGGGAGCAAATGTAGTAAATACAATGTGTGAGGGTATAGCTCCAGAGATAGAGTTACTAACAGGTGGTGAGACGATATTAAAAATTTTGTCTAATTATGCTACAGAACGGTTGGTAAGATGTAAAGCAATATTTCCGAGGGATCTGATTGGTGGCGAAGACGTCCTTAGAAGAATTTTGTTTGCTTATGCCATGGCGTATACCGATGTATACAGAGCAGTTACACATAACAAAGGAATAATGAATGGAATTGATAGTGTAGCCATAGCTACTGGTCAGGATTTTAGAGCAATTGAAGCTGGTTGTCATGCATATGCCTGTAGGGATGGACACTATAAATCATTAACAAAATGGTATCAAAATTCCAATGGTGACCTAGTTGGAGAAATAGAAATCCCAATGGCAGTTGGAACGGTTGGAGGAATTACTAACACACATCCAATTGTTAAGTCATGCTTAAAATTATTGAATGTATCAAGTTCAAAAGAATTAGCTACTATAATGGCTGCATCAGGATTAGCACAAAATTTCTCAGCAATACGAGCATTAGCAGACGAAGGTATACAGAAAGGGCATATGAAACTACATTCAAAAAACATTGCCATTATGGCAGGTGCCACAGATAATATGATTGAATTGGTTTCTAAGAAAATGGTTGAAGAGAAAAATGTCTCAGTATCACGAGCCAAGGAAATTCTTGAAACATTAAACAAGAAAGGAGTTTGA